The sequence below is a genomic window from Barrientosiimonas humi.
GGCGGCCGAGGTTGTGCACCCGCGCGACCGTCTCCTGCCCGCGGTAGCAGCCCTTGTGCAGGTGCACCGCCGTGCGCAGCAGGTCGAGCTCGTGCGGGATGGTGCGGTGGTCGGTGTCGACGCCCTGCCGGGGCCGCCACGCGGCGACCCGCTCGGCCTCGGCGGCCCAGGTGCCGGCGAGCCCCCGCTCCCCGACGTACGCCTGCAGCGCCTCGCGCGGCACGATCACCTCGCGCCAACGCCGGCCCTGCGCCGGGTGCGGGCCCTCGCCGCTGTAGGAGGCGGTGTCGTCGCCGAGCTCGGGCCAGCGGTCGACCCAGACCGCGACGGCGGGCGCGTCAGCCTCGGTCCACTCGCGGTCGTCGACCTCGCCGACCACGGCGAACTCGGCGGTCACGTCACGGACCTCGACGCGCAGCATGAACCGCATCGAGTCCAGCCACGCGGCCGCCGCCTCAGCGGTGCCGGGCTCGACGGTGATCCACACGGTCTCGCCGTCGTCGACCAGGTGCAGGTCGTGCTCGACGTGCCCCTTGGGGCTGAGGATCAGCGTCTCGGCCGAGCGCCGCGGCGGCAGGTCGGTGAGCCGGGCGGTGGTCAGCGAGTGCAGCCAGCTCAGCCGGTCGGGGCCGCTGACCTGCAGCACCCCGCGGTGCGACAGGTCGACCACGGCCTCACCCGCGACCAGCCGGCGCTGCTCGCGCATCGGGTCGCCGTAGTGCGCCGCGACCGCCGCTTCGAGCCCCTCCCCCGCGACCGCGCCGGGGCGGTCGAGCAGAGGCGAGCGAAGGTCGGGCACCGCTGGGGAAGTCACGACTCCAGCGTACGTCCGGCGGCGAAGACACGTTGCCGCCGCAGGTTCAACAGGGTCACCGCCGATCCGTGTCGTCGCGAACCCCCGACAACGCGGTGGGCACATCCG
It includes:
- a CDS encoding YgfZ/GcvT domain-containing protein, coding for MTSPAVPDLRSPLLDRPGAVAGEGLEAAVAAHYGDPMREQRRLVAGEAVVDLSHRGVLQVSGPDRLSWLHSLTTARLTDLPPRRSAETLILSPKGHVEHDLHLVDDGETVWITVEPGTAEAAAAWLDSMRFMLRVEVRDVTAEFAVVGEVDDREWTEADAPAVAVWVDRWPELGDDTASYSGEGPHPAQGRRWREVIVPREALQAYVGERGLAGTWAAEAERVAAWRPRQGVDTDHRTIPHELDLLRTAVHLHKGCYRGQETVARVHNLGRPPRRLVFLHLDGSGHVLPEPGTDVMAPGNPRPVGQLTSVARHHEDGPIALALVKRSTPADVDLQVGDVAAAQTVIVEP